The Engystomops pustulosus chromosome 4, aEngPut4.maternal, whole genome shotgun sequence genome contains a region encoding:
- the LOC140128446 gene encoding posterior protein-like translates to MELVQKFVKKYSSARYHSCADGSLEEQYKELMMQCKAHNEKLERKVLSKRGKKERLGNEIMMLIKMKELAEVKEVNWYIQRLQCKESIDRISDSVIEISAKTTSEMDNLQAKVDELTLRNGDLDKQLDECRLSSVSTETHIHSLEREIHQRDVLITSLKGQLSETMAKLYKQGEQIRSLQVQNQTCHKAADVCIVTPEGWSDEHNPIPADKSPTLTIQDRLHLCQVIGEWDTNESPIIVSNKFEAVVRQYNLSNKDAWSLLQAWLPGPLAAQLSSTHMGDDDSGADLRRKELQRIMGGRDIRGENTLRRYRFRTGDDPLIFCNKYLTLFRSVYNCPDMSQDDSDFLYSIANQCNVNYTTKVALRNATSLENFINILRDWCQESNNRDEPSGYLSTEHRARRTRHFRYCYGCGRPGHIKRFCNVNNANHETHYNSLYKEIDAIEPETNQNTVITETCNKVVG, encoded by the exons ATGGAACTTGTTCAAAAGTTTGTGAAAAAGTATTCCTCTGCTCGCTACCATTCATGTGCAGATGGTTCACTAGAGGAGCAATATAAGGAGCTGATGATGCAATGTAAGGCCCATAATGAGAAGTTAGAAAGGAAAGTGCTCAGTAAGAGAGGGAAGAAAGAAAGGTTGGGCAATGAAATTATGATGCTCATTAAGATGAAAGAATTGGCTGAGGTAAAGGAAGTAAATTGGTACATACAAAGGCTCCAATGTAAGGAAAGTATAGACAGAATCAGTGACTCTGTGATTGAAATTTCTGCAAAAACAACTAGTGAGATGGATAATCTACAAGCAAAGGTGGATGAGCTGACTTTAAGAAATGGAGATTTGGATAAGCAGCTCGATGAGTGTAGATTGAGTTCTGTTTCTACTGAAACTCATATACATTCCTTAGAAAGGGAGATACATCAGAGGGACGTGTTAATTACATCACTAAAGGGTCAGTTGTCTGAAACAATGGCCAAACTGTATAAACAAGGAGAACAGATCCGGTCCCTCCAAGTACAAAACCAGACCTGCcataaagcagcagatgtctgcattGTCACACCCGAGGGTTGGAGTGATGAACACAATCCAATACCTGCAGATAAGTCTCCAACACTCACCATCCAGGATAGACTACATCTGTGTCAGGTTATTGGAGAATGGGATACAAATGAATCACCAATAATTGTATCCAATAAATTTGAAGCTGTGGTGAGGCAATACAACTTGTCTAATAAGGATGCCTGGTCTCTGCTCCAAGCATGGCTTCCTGGGCCTCTGGCCGCACAattgtcatctacacacatgggaGATGATGATAGTGGTGCGGACTTAAGAAGGAAGGAATTGCAGCGTATCATGGGAGGGAGAGACATAAGGGGTGAGAATACCCTGAGAAGATATAGGTTCAGGACAGGTGATGACCCCCTTATCTTCTGTAACAAGTACCTGACCTTATTTAGGAGTGTTTACAACTGCCCGGATATGTCTCAGGATGACTCTGATTTCCTCTATTCAATAGCAAATCAGTGTAATGTGAATTACACCACAAAGGTTGCCCTTAGAAATGCCACATCTCTAGAGAACTTTATTAATATACTCAGGGACTGGTGTCAGGAGTCTAACAATAGGGATGAACCATCAGGATATCTGTCTACAGAGCACAGAGCTAGGAGGACGAGACATTTCCGGTATTGCTATGGATGTGGGAGGCCAGGACATATTAAACGTTTCTGCAATGTAAATAATGCAAACCATGAGACACATTATAATTCATTGTATAAAGAAATTGATGCCATTGAGCCTGAGACCAACCAGAACACAGTGatcacagagacat GCAACAAGGTGGTTGGCTGA